Within the Comamonadaceae bacterium OTU4NAUVB1 genome, the region GGTGCTGGTGCTGGTGGCGCTGGCCGCGCGCTCCGGGCGCGGCGGGCGCGGCGGGCGCGGGTCCTGAGGGCGCCCGCCAGCGCGCCAGGTCCATTGCCCCTGCTGTAGGCTGCGGAACTTTCCACGTCCGCCACCCGTCCTCACACACCGTGCCCAACCGAATCACCCCCCTACGGATCAGCGCCTACACCGCCACGTCGGCCGTCGGCATCGGCAAGGCGTCGCTGCTCGCGGCGCTCGAACAGTCGCGCAGCGGCCTGCGCGCCAACGATTTCGTCGACGAGACGTCCGGGCACGCCCCACCGCCGCCGCTGCCGACCTGGATCGGCCGGGTCGACGGCCTGGAGGCGCTGCGCCTGCCCGAGGCGCTCGCCGCCTGGGACTGCCGCAACAACCGGCTGGCCTGGCTGGGCCTGGAGGCCGACGGCTTCCGCGACGCCGTGGCCGCGGCGCGCGAGAAGCACGGTCCCGCGCGCGTCGCCGTGATCCTGGGCACGTCCACCTCGAGCATCGGCGAGACCGAGGCCGCCTACACCCGGCTCGACGCCGAGGGCGCCTTCCCCGCCGACCAGCGCCGCCCCCGCGTGCACACGCCGCACTCGCTGTCGCTGTTCGTGCAGGAGGCGCTGGGCCTGGAGGGCCCCAACGAGACCATCTCCACCGCCTGCTCGTCGAGCGCCAAGGCCTTCGCCTCGGCCGAGCGGCTGATCCGGCTCGGGCTGATCGACGCGGCGGTGGTGGGCGGCGTCGACACGCTGTGCGGCAGCGTGCTCTACGGCTTCAACTCGCTCGAACTGGTGTCCACGCGCCCCTGCCGCCCGTTCGACGCCGAACGCGACGGCATCAGCCTGGGCGAGGCGGCCGGCTTCGCGCTGCTCGAACGCGCGGACGAAGGAGAGGTCGGCGGCACCGACGCCCGGCTGCTGCTGCTGGGCTATGGCGAGGCGAGCGACGCGCACCACATGTCGACCCCGCACCCGCAGGGGCTGGGCGCCGAGCGCGCGCTCGACGACGCCCTGGCGCGCGCGGGCGTGGCACCGGCGGACATCGGCTACATCAACATGCACGGCACGGCCAGCACCAAGAACGACGAGGTCGAGGGCGCGCTGGTCAAGCGCCGCTTTCCCGCCACTACCCACGCCAGCTCCACCAAGGGCTTCACCGGCCACACGCTGGGCGCGGCGGGCATCGTCGAGGCGGTGGTCAGCCTGCTGGCGCTGGAGACCGGTCTCCTGCCCGGCACCATCAACACCACCGCGCTGGACGCCGAGTGCGGCCCGCAGATCCGGCTCGAACCCGCGCGCGCCGACGTGCGTCTGGCGCTGTCGAACTCGTTCGGCTTCGGCGGCAACAACTGCTCCCTCATCTTCGGCAAGGACATCCCGGCATGAGCGCGACCCCGAACCGCACGCCCACGCTCTACATCGAGGGCCCGGCCCTGTGGGCGCCGACCCTGCCGGGCTGGGACATCGCCCGCGCGGCCTTCACCGGCCGGGGCGAGCCGGTCGATCCGCCGGCCAAGCGGCCGTCGCCGCAGGTGCTGGCGCCGGCGGAGCGCCGCCGCGCGCCCGACACCGTGGCGCTGTCGCTGGAGGTGGCGGCGCAGGCCATCGCCGCCTCCGGGCGCGAGGCGCGCGACCTGCCGTGCGTGTTCGCCTCGGCGCACGGCGACCTGGGCATCAACGACTACATGTGCGGGACGCTGGCCAACGACCCGACGCTGCTCTCGCCGATCAAGTTCCACAACTCGGTGCACAACGCCGCCGTGGGCTACTGGACCATCGGCACGGGCTGCATGGCGGCGAGCAACTCGCTCGCGGCCTACGAGTCCACCTTCGCCGCCGCGCTGCTGGAGACCGCCGCGCAGTGCGCCGCCGATGCGCAGGCGGTGCTGCTGGTGGGCTACGACATGCCGGCGGTCGGCGCGCTGGCCTCGGTGACGACCAGCCGCGGCCTGCTGGCCGTGGCGCTGGTGGTCGCGCCCGAGCGCACCGAGCGCACGGTGGCCGCCTTCGACTGGTCGCTCGTGTCCGGCGAGGCGCCGGCCGCCGCGCCGCGTTCGGCCGCCGCGCGGACGCTGGCGGGCAACGCCATGGCCGATGCGCTACCGCTGTTCGAGGCGCTGGCGGACACCGGCGCCTTCCCGGCGACGGTATCGCTGCCGCTGGCGCCCCGCCTTTCGCTGCGGCTGCAACTCCACGGACTCTGAGACGACCCCATGCCGAACGTTTCCCTCTCGCCCGCCCGCCCCGAAGACACCGTCACGCACGACGTGGTCGTCATGGGTGGCGGCCTCGCCGGCCTGACGCTGGCCCTGCAGCTCAAGCGGCAGTTCGGCGACATCGACGTGCTGGTGCTGGAGCGCCGCGCGCACCCGGTGCCGCACGCGACGCACAAGGTGGGCGAGTCGTCGGTCGAGATCGGGGCGCACTACTTCGACACCGTGCTGGGGCTCAAGCCGCACCTGCAGGGCGAGCAGTTGCGCAAGTTCGGCTTCCGCTTCTTCTTCAGCGAAGGCCGGCGCGACATCGACCGCGTGACCGAGGTCGGCGCGAGCCGCTACATGTCGGTGCCCAGCTACCAGATCGACCGCGGCATCTTCGAGAACTACCTCGCCGAGGAAGCCGCGCGGCGCGGCGTGAAGTTCATCGACCATGCGATGGTCCGCCAGCTCGACCTGGCCGGGGACGCCCACACGCCGCACCGCCTGAGCTGGACGCAGGACGGCGCCACGCACGCCATCGAGGCGCGCTGGGTGGTCGACGCCTGCGGGCGCGCCGGCATCATCAAGCGCAAGCTGGGGCTGGCCGAGCCCAACGCGCACGACGTCAACGCCGTGTGGTTCCGCATCGGCGCGCGCATCACGCTGGACGAATGGAGCGACGACGCGCAATGGCGCGCGCGCTGCGAGCCGCAGGCGCGCTGGCTCTCGACCAACCACCTGGTCGGGGCGGGCTACTGGGTGTGGCTGATCCCGCTGGCCTCGGGTTCGCATTCGGTGGGCATCGTGGCCGACCCGAAATACCACCCGCTGGAACACATGGACACGTTCGACAAGGCGATGGACTGGCTCGCGACCTACCAGCCGCGCCTGTTCGACGAACTCGACGGCCAGCGCGAGAACCTCCAGGACTTCGCCTTCTTCCGCAAGTTCTCCTATGGCTGCAAGCAGGTGTTCTCGGGCGACCGCTGGGCGCTCACGGGCGAGGCGGGCCTGTTCCTGGATCCCTTCTACTCGCCGGGCAGCGATTTCATCGCCATCGGCAACACCTACATCTGCGACCTGATCGCGCACGACCGCGCCGGCCATTCGGTGGCCGCGCGCGCCCAGCTCTACGACCAGATCTACCACTCGTTCTACGAGAGCACCCTGGCCCTCTACCAGGACCAGTACGGCCTCTTCGGCGACCCCGAGGTGCTGCCGGTGAAGGTCATCTGGGACTACACCTACTACTGGGCCGTGCTCTCGCGGCTGTTCTTCCACGACCGCCTGACCGACCTCGCCCTGCTGGGCCGCGTGAAGGACGAGATGCTCCAGTGCCAGCACCTCAACGTCGCCGTGCAGGATTTCCTGCGCGACTGGTCGGTCGTGAGCGAGAAGCGCAACCCGGCCGTGATGCTCGACCAGTCGAAGCTGCCGTGGTTCGCCGAACTCAACCGCAGCCTCAACGACACCCTGGACGACGAGGCCTTCGTCGAACGCATGCGCGCGGCGCTCGCGCAGTTGCGGGCCCTCGCCGTCGAACTCCTGGCGCGGGCGCGCGAGACCCATCCCGGCCTCGCCGCCGAGGCGCTCGACGCGTTGCTGGCGCCGACGGACGCGCGCCCGGCGCGGGCCGGCGCCGCCGGATCGCGGCCCATGCTCTTCGGCATGGACGCCATCGCCGAGCCGGCCTGAGCCGTCCGCGGAGTGCCGGGGTGCCCCGGGCGCCCGGCCACGCCGTTTACCCCATCTTTACGGAGCATTCAAGCCGGCTTGCCGGCCGCGACCCATCATGGCCCGCATGAGCACCCCCCAACTCCTGATGATCGAAGACGACGCCCGCCTCGCGCAGATGGTGAGCGAGTACCTGACGCAGTCGGGCTTCGCCTTCGCGCACGCGGCCGACGGCGCGAGCGGCATCGAACAGCTGCAGCAGCGTTCGCCCGACCTGGTCATCCTCGACCTCATGCTGCCCGACATCGACGGCCTGGAGGTGTGCCGCCGCATCCGCGCCCTGCCGGGGGCGCTGTCGCGCGTGGCGATCCTGATGCTGACGGCCAAGGGCGATCCGATGGACCGGATCATCGGCCTGGAGATCGGCGCCGACGACTACCTGCCCAAGCCGTTCGAGCCGCGCGAGCTGCTCGCGCGCATCCGCGCCGTGCTGCGCCGGCGCGGCGAGGGCGGCCTGCATGGCGGCAACGCCACCGACGCGGCCGCCGCCGAGAACCTGCTGATGCGCTTCGGCTCGCTGGAGATCGACCGCAACAGCCGCACCGTGACGGTCGCGGGCACGCCGGCCGAACTCACCTCCTACCAGTTCGACCTGCTGGTGGCGATGGCCGAGCGCGCCGGCCGCGTTCTCACGCGCGACCAGATCATGGAGGCCGTGCGCGGGCGCGAGCTGGAGGCCTTCGACCGTTCGATCGACGTCCACATGGGCCGCATCCGCGCGGCCATCGAGGCCGATGCCAAGAACCCCAAGCGCATCCTGACCGTGCGCGGCGTGGGCTATGTCTTCGCCAGGCAGCAGGATTGAGCCCGTGGTCGGGCTCTTCACGCGGCACCTGTACGTGCGCATCTGGCTGGCGGTGCTCGCCGGCGTGGCGGTGGTCGCGCTGGCGGCGGGCTGGGCCTGGCAGATCGCCGACGAGCAGCGCGCCGCGCCGCTGCCGCGCGAGGTGGTCCTGCGCGACGCGCAGGACCGCGTGATCGGCACCGGCGCGTCGCTGCGCACCAGCCGGCCGGGCGAGCCGCTGGAATTCACCATCACGCTCAAGGACGGGCAGGTCTTCCAGATGCAGTTCGGCCCGCGCCCCGACCGTGGCGGCGGGCCGCCGCCGTGGGTGCGCCCGCAGACCGGCTTCCTCTGGCTCATGGGGCTGGTCGGCCTGGCCGTGGCGATCGGGCTGTTCCCGATCGTGCGGCGCCTCACGCAGCGCCTGGAGACCCTGCAGCGCGGCGTGCAGCGCTGGGGCGAGGGCGACCTCGCCGCGCGCGTGCCCGAGGACGGCCAGGACGAGGTCGCCGACCTCGCGCGCCGCTTCAACGCCGCCGCCGCGCGCATCGAGACCCTGGTGCGCTCGCACAAGTCGCTGCTGGCCAACGCCTCCCACGAACTGCGCTCGCCGCTCACGCGCATCCGCATGGGACTGGAACTGATGGGCGGCGGGCGGCCCCATCCCGGCGCGCGCGAGGAGATCGCGCGCAACATCGGCGAACTCGACCAGCTCATCGACGAGATCCTGCTGTCGAGCCGGCTCGACGCCCACGAGGCCGACATGGGCACGGTCGAGGGGGTGGACCTGACCGGACTGGCCGCCGAGGAGTGCGCCCGCATGGACGCCGAACTGGAGGTGACCGAGGGCACCGACAACGCCGCGCTCACGGTGGACGGCGTGCCGCGCCTGCTGCGCCGCGCCATCCGCAATCTGCTGGAGAACGCGCGGCGCTACGGCGCGGGCGACATCTCCGTGCGGCTCGACGCCGCCGGGGGCTTCGCGCGCATCCACGTCGACGATCGCGGCCCCGGCGTGCCGGCCGCCCTGCGCGAGCGCATCTTCGAGCCCTTCTACCGCCTGCCCGGCGCCAGCGAGCGCGAGGGCGGGGTCGGCCTGGGGCTGGCGCTGGTCAAGTCGATCGTCGAGCGCCACGGCGGCACGGTCGCCTGCGAGGACCGCCCCGGCGGCGGCGCGAGCTTCGTGATCGCGCTGCCGCGTCCGATCTGAGGCCGCCACGCGGCGCCATCCACACCCACCCAAACCGACAAAGTCCCCTGCCAGAAACATCTTGGAACCGGCTCTGCCGGGCCACCGGTGTTGCCCCTGCGAGAGGGTTGGCGAGGCGCGCGAAGACTGGGGCGGTTTTGGTCACTCCCCCAGGTAGCGGCCCACGATGCTGTCGGGCAGGAAGCATCCTCGCGACAGGTAGTCGTCGAGCCGCTTGCGGTCGGGACTGCGCAGCTTGACCAGCGGCGGCAACGCGCCGCGGATGCGGGAGAACATCAGCCGCAGCTTCAGCGGCGTGCGGCGCCACCGTCCGAGCACGTGATAGAAGTACGGCCCCGCCTCGGCCTCGGCCAAGTGCAGGCGATAGCGTCCTCCGGCGCGCAGGATGCGCTGGAGGGCCAGGTGCATGCTCAGATACGACGGCATGTCGATGCGCTGCACCAGCGCGTCGTACAGCCCCAGCGCCTGCAGGTGGCCCACGTAGCCTTCGCCGCTGCGGGGGATCACCTCGGTGGTGAATTCGTGCTGCAGGTCGTTGATGAAGGGGCTGTTCGGGGGCGCTGCCATGAACCAGTTCTCGACCACCGGCCAGGCCGGATCGGCGGTGTAGAGCGCCAGCCGGTAGCCAATGAAGTCGCTTCGTGAAGCCCGTTGCAACGCCAGTACCCAGTCCAGCGGCTGCGTGAGGATGATGCTGGCATCCAGCCAGATGCCGCCATGACGCCGCAGCACTTCGAGCCGCAGCCAGTCCGCGCGCCGCGTGGGCGACTGCGCGGCGAGGGCCGGCGGCCATTCGATGCCATGAACCGCCGCGCTCCGGTCGTCGAGCACCCGGATATCGAAGCCCGGGTTCAACAGCCGCCACCGCGCGACGCAGCGCCGCACCACAAGGGGCGGCTCGGCACCCGTCCAATAGGTCCAGACGAGCGCGGGGATGTCGCGCCCGTTGGGGCGGGCATCATCGCCGAACACGTGCGACGCGAACGCGGGCTCCGGCGCGATCTCCAGGGATCGCCGCCGCAGCGCGTAATAACGACGCAGCCAGCCCGCCAGCCAGAGTTCGCCGTAATGCCGCAGGCGCCGCAGGCGTGGGTTGCTCAGGCCCGCCATGGGGCGAAGCCTCGATGGAACCGAAGGCAGCGCAGCCACCAGCCGCGCTGGAGGTAGACGCGCTCGAGCTGGCGCGGCGACAGGGGCGAGAATTCGCGGAAATCCTGGCGGACGCGCTCGGCGACGCTGGCGGCAGCGTCGTGCGAGCGGAGGAAGCGCATGGCGCCGATCAGATTGCGCGCGCTCTGGTGGGCCATGGCCAGGCGAACACGTGCATCGTCACGGCAGACGCCATCGCCAGACGCGAGCGCCCGGGCCAGGCCGTCCAGGGCACGCGACTGGTCCAGGCACTTCCGCAGGGTCATGGTGCCCAGGATGCTGTCACCACGCTGGCGGTAAGCCACCCACGGGCGGGGCTGGTAGTAGAAACTGTCCGCGCGAAGCGCCAGCAGGGGCATGGTGGCCATGTCCTCGAAAAAGCGCCCCGGCGGAAAACGCAGATCGTCGGCCCAGAGCGTGCGCCGGCCGATCTTCGACCACGCATGCAACTGGCCGGTCATGAGCATGCCAGCCAGTGCCGCGCAGCAATCGCGCGAGGGTTGCCTCGCCGGGCCGTCGAAGGTCCGGCAATGCAGCTCTCCACGCAGGCGGTGCTTGAGTCGGGTGCGCTCGCGCCACACGCGGAAGTCGCACAGGACGAGGTCCGGGGCATGGCGCTCGACGATGTCGCACAGTTCGGCGAGCGCCCCGGGCAGCAGCTTGTCGTCGGCGTCGAGGAACCAGAGGTAGTCGCCCGACGCGGCATCGATCAGGGTGTTGCGCGCGGCGCTCAACCCGCGGTTGCGTTCATGCCGCAGCACGCGCAGGCGCCCATCGAAGCGTGCCGCGAGCCCGAGCAGCAGGGCATGCGATGCGTCGGTGGAACGATCGTCCAGGGCGATGACCTCGACGCCCTCGCCAGCTTGTCGCATCACGGAATCAATGCATTCCTCCAGGTAGCAGGCCACGTCGTACACCGGAATCAGGATGCTGACCCACGGCGTCCTCGCGACGGCGCGGGCCTCCGGTGCCGTCATGGGGGCACGGGCCGTTCGGCCGGCCACCCACGCCCGTCGTCACGCTCGACGCCGACGAGCGCCGACCAGTTCACGATCACCGCGAACAGGTAGAACATGATGCCGCTGTTGTGCGCGAAGAAGACCTGCGTCAGGCCGAAGCCGATGTAGAGCACCGGGATGGCCAGGCCGCTCAGGCGCAGGGCCAGGATCTGGTCGCGCTTGGCGGTGTCGGCATGCCGGGCCAGGCGCCCGCGTGTCGGCCAGAACATGAAGACCGGAATCGCATAGAAGGACAGGAGCGCGAGCAGCCCGATCACGCCGCGCTTGACGAGCACGTCCAGCACCTCGTTGTGGACGAACTTGTACTCGACGATGGCCGGGTGGTATTTGCCCGCGGCGGCGCGTTCGGCCTTCTGTTCCATGTACGGCGCGAATCC harbors:
- a CDS encoding glycosyltransferase — protein: MTAPEARAVARTPWVSILIPVYDVACYLEECIDSVMRQAGEGVEVIALDDRSTDASHALLLGLAARFDGRLRVLRHERNRGLSAARNTLIDAASGDYLWFLDADDKLLPGALAELCDIVERHAPDLVLCDFRVWRERTRLKHRLRGELHCRTFDGPARQPSRDCCAALAGMLMTGQLHAWSKIGRRTLWADDLRFPPGRFFEDMATMPLLALRADSFYYQPRPWVAYRQRGDSILGTMTLRKCLDQSRALDGLARALASGDGVCRDDARVRLAMAHQSARNLIGAMRFLRSHDAAASVAERVRQDFREFSPLSPRQLERVYLQRGWWLRCLRFHRGFAPWRA
- a CDS encoding NAD(P)/FAD-dependent oxidoreductase translates to MPNVSLSPARPEDTVTHDVVVMGGGLAGLTLALQLKRQFGDIDVLVLERRAHPVPHATHKVGESSVEIGAHYFDTVLGLKPHLQGEQLRKFGFRFFFSEGRRDIDRVTEVGASRYMSVPSYQIDRGIFENYLAEEAARRGVKFIDHAMVRQLDLAGDAHTPHRLSWTQDGATHAIEARWVVDACGRAGIIKRKLGLAEPNAHDVNAVWFRIGARITLDEWSDDAQWRARCEPQARWLSTNHLVGAGYWVWLIPLASGSHSVGIVADPKYHPLEHMDTFDKAMDWLATYQPRLFDELDGQRENLQDFAFFRKFSYGCKQVFSGDRWALTGEAGLFLDPFYSPGSDFIAIGNTYICDLIAHDRAGHSVAARAQLYDQIYHSFYESTLALYQDQYGLFGDPEVLPVKVIWDYTYYWAVLSRLFFHDRLTDLALLGRVKDEMLQCQHLNVAVQDFLRDWSVVSEKRNPAVMLDQSKLPWFAELNRSLNDTLDDEAFVERMRAALAQLRALAVELLARARETHPGLAAEALDALLAPTDARPARAGAAGSRPMLFGMDAIAEPA
- a CDS encoding beta-ketoacyl-[acyl-carrier-protein] synthase family protein; translation: MPNRITPLRISAYTATSAVGIGKASLLAALEQSRSGLRANDFVDETSGHAPPPPLPTWIGRVDGLEALRLPEALAAWDCRNNRLAWLGLEADGFRDAVAAAREKHGPARVAVILGTSTSSIGETEAAYTRLDAEGAFPADQRRPRVHTPHSLSLFVQEALGLEGPNETISTACSSSAKAFASAERLIRLGLIDAAVVGGVDTLCGSVLYGFNSLELVSTRPCRPFDAERDGISLGEAAGFALLERADEGEVGGTDARLLLLGYGEASDAHHMSTPHPQGLGAERALDDALARAGVAPADIGYINMHGTASTKNDEVEGALVKRRFPATTHASSTKGFTGHTLGAAGIVEAVVSLLALETGLLPGTINTTALDAECGPQIRLEPARADVRLALSNSFGFGGNNCSLIFGKDIPA
- a CDS encoding capsular polysaccharide synthesis protein produces the protein MAGLSNPRLRRLRHYGELWLAGWLRRYYALRRRSLEIAPEPAFASHVFGDDARPNGRDIPALVWTYWTGAEPPLVVRRCVARWRLLNPGFDIRVLDDRSAAVHGIEWPPALAAQSPTRRADWLRLEVLRRHGGIWLDASIILTQPLDWVLALQRASRSDFIGYRLALYTADPAWPVVENWFMAAPPNSPFINDLQHEFTTEVIPRSGEGYVGHLQALGLYDALVQRIDMPSYLSMHLALQRILRAGGRYRLHLAEAEAGPYFYHVLGRWRRTPLKLRLMFSRIRGALPPLVKLRSPDRKRLDDYLSRGCFLPDSIVGRYLGE
- a CDS encoding response regulator transcription factor, which gives rise to MARMSTPQLLMIEDDARLAQMVSEYLTQSGFAFAHAADGASGIEQLQQRSPDLVILDLMLPDIDGLEVCRRIRALPGALSRVAILMLTAKGDPMDRIIGLEIGADDYLPKPFEPRELLARIRAVLRRRGEGGLHGGNATDAAAAENLLMRFGSLEIDRNSRTVTVAGTPAELTSYQFDLLVAMAERAGRVLTRDQIMEAVRGRELEAFDRSIDVHMGRIRAAIEADAKNPKRILTVRGVGYVFARQQD
- a CDS encoding ATP-binding protein, producing the protein MVGLFTRHLYVRIWLAVLAGVAVVALAAGWAWQIADEQRAAPLPREVVLRDAQDRVIGTGASLRTSRPGEPLEFTITLKDGQVFQMQFGPRPDRGGGPPPWVRPQTGFLWLMGLVGLAVAIGLFPIVRRLTQRLETLQRGVQRWGEGDLAARVPEDGQDEVADLARRFNAAAARIETLVRSHKSLLANASHELRSPLTRIRMGLELMGGGRPHPGAREEIARNIGELDQLIDEILLSSRLDAHEADMGTVEGVDLTGLAAEECARMDAELEVTEGTDNAALTVDGVPRLLRRAIRNLLENARRYGAGDISVRLDAAGGFARIHVDDRGPGVPAALRERIFEPFYRLPGASEREGGVGLGLALVKSIVERHGGTVACEDRPGGGASFVIALPRPI
- a CDS encoding beta-ketoacyl synthase chain length factor is translated as MSATPNRTPTLYIEGPALWAPTLPGWDIARAAFTGRGEPVDPPAKRPSPQVLAPAERRRAPDTVALSLEVAAQAIAASGREARDLPCVFASAHGDLGINDYMCGTLANDPTLLSPIKFHNSVHNAAVGYWTIGTGCMAASNSLAAYESTFAAALLETAAQCAADAQAVLLVGYDMPAVGALASVTTSRGLLAVALVVAPERTERTVAAFDWSLVSGEAPAAAPRSAAARTLAGNAMADALPLFEALADTGAFPATVSLPLAPRLSLRLQLHGL